From one Marmota flaviventris isolate mMarFla1 chromosome 1, mMarFla1.hap1, whole genome shotgun sequence genomic stretch:
- the LOC114099190 gene encoding gastrula zinc finger protein XlCGF7.1 has translation MTELESSGGGSPVGDGEEGLGDERGLVIHHPAEEQPHRCLLCGQTFSQQPSLVRHQKAHAGAGRAASFVCPECGKAFSVKHNLEVHQRTHTGERPFPCPECGRCFSLKQNLLTHQRIHSGEKPHQCAQCGRCFREPRFLLNHQRTHARMPAPHPRRPGVFGERRPYFCPRCGKSFAREGSLKSHQRSHGHGPEGQAAHLGRVL, from the coding sequence ATGACCGAGCTGGAGTCCTCCGGGGGCGGGTCCCCTGTGGGGGACGGGGAGGAGGGTCTGGGGGACGAGCGAGGCCTGGTCATCCACCACCCTGCCGAGGAGCAGCCCCACCGCTGCCTGCTGTGCGGCCAGACCTTCTCGCAGCAACCCAGCCTCGTGAGGCACCAGAAGGCACACGCCGGGGCGGGCCGCGCGGCCTCCTTCGTGTGCCCGGAGTGCGGCAAGGCTTTCAGCGTGAAGCACAACCTCGAGGTGCACCAGCGCACGCACACGGGGGAGCGACCCTTCCCCTGCCCCGAGTGTGGCCGCTGCTTCAGTCTCAAGCAGAACCTGCTCACGCACCAGCGCATCCACAGCGGCGAGAAGCCGCACCAGTGCGCGCAGTGCGGCCGTTGCTTCCGGGAGCCCCGCTTCCTGCTCAACCACCAGCGCACCCACGCGCGCATGCCCGCGCCGCACCCGCGCCGCCCCGGCGTCTTCGGGGAGCGGCGGCCCTACTTCTGCCCGCGCTGCGGCAAGAGCTTCGCGCGGGAAGGCTCGCTCAAGTCCCACCAGCGTAGCCACGGCCACGGGCCCGAGGGCCAGGCGGCCCACCTAGGCCGCGTGCTATGA
- the Znf775 gene encoding zinc finger protein 775 isoform X1, with protein MESGLPGDSTGDELVMKIKQEKPEWLLQTQAVLPEKDKENIFQQQRGLLPCQTMGRPRGLGTQEETGGPRWAPPTEQDGLLAGRAPGAAPGPLNPTFSAGEGHFVCVDCGKRFSWWSSLKIHQRTHTGEKPYLCGKCGKSFSQKPNLARHQRHHTGERPFCCPECARRFSQKQHLLKHQKTHSRPATHACPECERCFRHQVGLRIHQRAHARDRQGSRAGLHEMLREAAVRRACHLRPGTPRGRPEWAWLGLCQGWWGQPGARTSVPGPSGPGEQRQFICNECGKSFTWWSSLNIHQRIHTGERPYACPECGRRFSQKPNLTRHLRNHTGERPHPCLHCGRSFRQKQHLLKHLRTHLPGAQAAACPSCGQSCPSRAALRAHQRAHAAAERCSPGPGVQDPEPGAEPQAEAPQDLAVQPHSPQTPQGGGAAPWGRGRGGLAGPGEQRQFICNECGKSFSWWSALTIHQRIHTGERPYACPDCGRRFSQKPNLTRHQRNHTGERPYQCSACGRGFRQKQHLLKHQRVHRGALSPHPGPQEEAL; from the exons ATGGAGAGTGGCCTGCCTGGTGACAGTACAG GAGATGAGCTGGTGATGAAGATCAAGCAAGAGAAGCCAGAGTGGCTGCTGCAGACACAGGCCGTGCTTCCCGAGAAGGACAAGGAGAACATTTTCCAGCAGCAACGGGGCCTCCTGCCATGCCAGACCATGGGGCGACCTCGGGGTCTGGGGACACAGGAAGAGACTGGGGGTCCAAGGTGGGCTCCTCCCACTGAGCAGGATGGGCTGCTGGCAGGCCGGGCTCCCGGGGCCGCCCCTGGCCCTCTGAACCCCACATTTTCTGCTGGAGAGGGTCACTTTGTGTGCGTGGACTGCGGGAAGAGGTTCAGCTGGTGGTCGTCCCTGAAGATCCACCAGCGCACCCACACCGGAGAAAAGCCGTATCTCTGCGGTAAGTGCGGCAAGAGCTTCAGCCAGAAACCCAACCTGGCCCGCCACCAGCGGCACCACACGGGCGAGCGGCCCTTCTGCTGCCCGGAGTGTGCAAGGCGCTTTAGCCAGAAGCAGCATCTACTCAAGCACCAGAAGACCCACTCTCGGCCCGCCACCCATGCGTGTCCTGAATGTGAACGTTGCTTCCGCCACCAGGTGGGCCTCCGCATTCACCAGCGCGCACACGCCCGGGACCGCCAGGGCTCCCGCGCTGGTCTGCATGAAATGCTTCGGGAAGCCGCTGTACGACGGGCCTGCCACCTGCGGCCCGGGACACCACGGGGCCGCCCAGAGTGGGCCTGGCTGGGGCTCTGCCAGGGCTGGTGGGGCCAGCCTGGGGCCCGGACCTCCGTCCCTGGCCCTTCGGGGCCCGGAGAACAGCGCCAGTTCATCTGCAATGAGTGCGGCAAGAGCTTCACCTGGTGGTCCTCGCTGAACATCCACCAGCGCATCCACACGGGCGAGCGGCCCTACGCGTGCCCCGAGTGTGGCCGCCGCTTCAGCCAGAAGCCTAACCTGACGCGGCACTTGCGCAACCACACGGGGGAGCGGCCGCACCCGTGCCTGCACTGTGGCCGCAGCTTCCGCCAGAAGCAGCACCTGCTCAAGCACCTGCGCACGCACCTGCCGGGCGCCCAGGCTGCGGCGTGCCCCAGCTGTGGGCAGAGCTGCCCTAGCCGAGCGGCGCTGCGGGCCCACCAGCGTGCGCACGCCGCTGCCGAGCgctgcagccctgggcctggcGTCCAGGACCCGGAGCCAGGTGCAGAGCCACAAGCTGAGGCCCCTCAGGACTTGGCTGTGCAGCCCCACAGTCCCCAGACGCCACAGGGGGGTGGGGCCGCGCCGTGGGGCCGGGGGCGCGGGGGCCTGGCCGGGCCGGGGGAGCAGCGCCAGTTCATCTGTAACGAGTGTGGCAAGAGCTTCTCGTGGTGGTCGGCGCTCACCATCCATCAGCGCATCCACACCGGCGAGCGGCCCTACGCGTGTCCCGACTGCGGCCGCCGCTTCAGCCAGAAGCCCAACTTGACGCGGCACCAGCGCAACCACACGGGCGAGCGGCCCTACCAGTGCTCCGCCTGCGGCCGCGGCTTCCGTCAGAAGCAGCACTTGCTCAAGCACCAGCGCGTCCACCGCGGAGCCTTGTCACCGCACCCTGGCCCCCAGGAGGAGGCGCTGTAG
- the Znf775 gene encoding zinc finger protein 775 isoform X2 — protein MKIKQEKPEWLLQTQAVLPEKDKENIFQQQRGLLPCQTMGRPRGLGTQEETGGPRWAPPTEQDGLLAGRAPGAAPGPLNPTFSAGEGHFVCVDCGKRFSWWSSLKIHQRTHTGEKPYLCGKCGKSFSQKPNLARHQRHHTGERPFCCPECARRFSQKQHLLKHQKTHSRPATHACPECERCFRHQVGLRIHQRAHARDRQGSRAGLHEMLREAAVRRACHLRPGTPRGRPEWAWLGLCQGWWGQPGARTSVPGPSGPGEQRQFICNECGKSFTWWSSLNIHQRIHTGERPYACPECGRRFSQKPNLTRHLRNHTGERPHPCLHCGRSFRQKQHLLKHLRTHLPGAQAAACPSCGQSCPSRAALRAHQRAHAAAERCSPGPGVQDPEPGAEPQAEAPQDLAVQPHSPQTPQGGGAAPWGRGRGGLAGPGEQRQFICNECGKSFSWWSALTIHQRIHTGERPYACPDCGRRFSQKPNLTRHQRNHTGERPYQCSACGRGFRQKQHLLKHQRVHRGALSPHPGPQEEAL, from the coding sequence ATGAAGATCAAGCAAGAGAAGCCAGAGTGGCTGCTGCAGACACAGGCCGTGCTTCCCGAGAAGGACAAGGAGAACATTTTCCAGCAGCAACGGGGCCTCCTGCCATGCCAGACCATGGGGCGACCTCGGGGTCTGGGGACACAGGAAGAGACTGGGGGTCCAAGGTGGGCTCCTCCCACTGAGCAGGATGGGCTGCTGGCAGGCCGGGCTCCCGGGGCCGCCCCTGGCCCTCTGAACCCCACATTTTCTGCTGGAGAGGGTCACTTTGTGTGCGTGGACTGCGGGAAGAGGTTCAGCTGGTGGTCGTCCCTGAAGATCCACCAGCGCACCCACACCGGAGAAAAGCCGTATCTCTGCGGTAAGTGCGGCAAGAGCTTCAGCCAGAAACCCAACCTGGCCCGCCACCAGCGGCACCACACGGGCGAGCGGCCCTTCTGCTGCCCGGAGTGTGCAAGGCGCTTTAGCCAGAAGCAGCATCTACTCAAGCACCAGAAGACCCACTCTCGGCCCGCCACCCATGCGTGTCCTGAATGTGAACGTTGCTTCCGCCACCAGGTGGGCCTCCGCATTCACCAGCGCGCACACGCCCGGGACCGCCAGGGCTCCCGCGCTGGTCTGCATGAAATGCTTCGGGAAGCCGCTGTACGACGGGCCTGCCACCTGCGGCCCGGGACACCACGGGGCCGCCCAGAGTGGGCCTGGCTGGGGCTCTGCCAGGGCTGGTGGGGCCAGCCTGGGGCCCGGACCTCCGTCCCTGGCCCTTCGGGGCCCGGAGAACAGCGCCAGTTCATCTGCAATGAGTGCGGCAAGAGCTTCACCTGGTGGTCCTCGCTGAACATCCACCAGCGCATCCACACGGGCGAGCGGCCCTACGCGTGCCCCGAGTGTGGCCGCCGCTTCAGCCAGAAGCCTAACCTGACGCGGCACTTGCGCAACCACACGGGGGAGCGGCCGCACCCGTGCCTGCACTGTGGCCGCAGCTTCCGCCAGAAGCAGCACCTGCTCAAGCACCTGCGCACGCACCTGCCGGGCGCCCAGGCTGCGGCGTGCCCCAGCTGTGGGCAGAGCTGCCCTAGCCGAGCGGCGCTGCGGGCCCACCAGCGTGCGCACGCCGCTGCCGAGCgctgcagccctgggcctggcGTCCAGGACCCGGAGCCAGGTGCAGAGCCACAAGCTGAGGCCCCTCAGGACTTGGCTGTGCAGCCCCACAGTCCCCAGACGCCACAGGGGGGTGGGGCCGCGCCGTGGGGCCGGGGGCGCGGGGGCCTGGCCGGGCCGGGGGAGCAGCGCCAGTTCATCTGTAACGAGTGTGGCAAGAGCTTCTCGTGGTGGTCGGCGCTCACCATCCATCAGCGCATCCACACCGGCGAGCGGCCCTACGCGTGTCCCGACTGCGGCCGCCGCTTCAGCCAGAAGCCCAACTTGACGCGGCACCAGCGCAACCACACGGGCGAGCGGCCCTACCAGTGCTCCGCCTGCGGCCGCGGCTTCCGTCAGAAGCAGCACTTGCTCAAGCACCAGCGCGTCCACCGCGGAGCCTTGTCACCGCACCCTGGCCCCCAGGAGGAGGCGCTGTAG